One Prosthecobacter debontii genomic window carries:
- a CDS encoding PQQ-binding-like beta-propeller repeat protein → MMRAFLLLFLASTVHAENWPQWRGPRLDGTSQDKGFPTELTEKTLQWKTELPGEGHASPIVWGDRLFTVASDAETQDRQLLCLDRATGRVLWKQAVIKSNLEGKHRLNSHASSTPATDGERVFTAFLDQTEVVVSAHDFTGKKLWQVRPGIFASKHGFCSSPILFQDKVIVNCDHDGFGYMVALARADGRELWRIQRPNQTRSYCVPLIREMAGSMQMVLTGSQCVTSYDPQDGRLIWMMDGPTEQFVASPVFDEKSGLLLLSGGFPEHHILAIRPDGVGDVTETHIEWRTNKGVAYVPSPVSVNGWFLIVSDSGIAHCFDTQSGEIAWEERMKEHHASLVEAEGRVYFINDFGTLRSVKPGKKFQLLAESELEEKVFSSPALSEGQIFIRGHKHLFCLGKRVAAATAKAETSAP, encoded by the coding sequence ATGATGCGTGCTTTTCTGTTGCTCTTTCTCGCCTCGACTGTTCATGCGGAAAACTGGCCCCAGTGGCGGGGACCGAGGTTGGATGGCACCAGTCAAGACAAGGGCTTCCCGACCGAGCTGACGGAAAAGACCCTGCAATGGAAAACCGAACTGCCGGGAGAAGGTCATGCCTCGCCGATTGTCTGGGGAGATCGTCTTTTCACCGTCGCCTCTGACGCCGAGACTCAAGACCGCCAGCTACTCTGTCTGGACCGTGCTACGGGCCGAGTGCTCTGGAAGCAAGCCGTGATCAAATCCAATCTGGAAGGCAAGCATCGTCTGAACAGCCATGCTTCCAGCACGCCAGCAACAGACGGGGAGCGCGTCTTTACCGCCTTTCTGGATCAAACAGAGGTCGTTGTCAGTGCGCATGACTTCACCGGCAAGAAGCTCTGGCAGGTGCGCCCCGGTATCTTTGCCAGCAAGCACGGCTTTTGTTCTAGCCCGATTCTTTTTCAGGACAAGGTCATCGTGAACTGTGATCACGATGGCTTCGGTTATATGGTGGCATTGGCACGGGCGGATGGTCGTGAACTCTGGCGTATTCAGCGGCCTAACCAGACGCGTAGTTACTGCGTGCCGTTGATCCGAGAAATGGCGGGGAGCATGCAAATGGTGCTGACCGGGAGCCAGTGTGTGACCAGCTATGATCCTCAGGATGGGCGCCTGATTTGGATGATGGATGGACCCACGGAGCAATTTGTGGCCTCACCCGTGTTTGATGAAAAGTCCGGCCTGCTCCTCCTCAGTGGTGGTTTTCCGGAGCATCACATCCTGGCCATCCGCCCAGATGGTGTGGGGGATGTGACAGAGACGCACATCGAATGGCGCACGAATAAAGGCGTGGCCTATGTGCCTTCACCCGTGTCTGTGAATGGCTGGTTTTTGATCGTGTCGGACTCAGGCATCGCTCACTGCTTCGACACTCAGTCGGGGGAGATTGCTTGGGAAGAGCGCATGAAGGAACACCACGCTTCCTTGGTGGAGGCGGAAGGTCGGGTTTATTTCATCAATGACTTCGGAACCTTGCGATCGGTGAAGCCCGGTAAGAAATTCCAATTGCTGGCGGAAAGTGAGCTGGAGGAAAAAGTTTTTTCCTCGCCCGCGCTGAGTGAGGGACAGATTTTCATCCGAGGTCACAAGCATCTATTTTGTCTTGGCAAGCGCGTGGCTGCAGCGACGGCGAAGGCCGAAACCTCGGCTCCATAA
- a CDS encoding YidB family protein, which translates to MERNNSAPVDFDSSPHHAGNLMGLFDTLAKQAMGGLLGGAKQADMLSGLMSEAGGLTGLKERFQQAGLGEVFASWVSTGENQPLQPSQLQGALGMDNIEQLAARVGFDVKMLLPLLSQFFPQIIDKLTPNGSIENAHPSADQLQDVLASVMKSGLGSFFGGRS; encoded by the coding sequence CTGGAACGGAACAACTCCGCTCCGGTTGACTTCGACTCAAGCCCCCATCATGCTGGGAATCTTATGGGACTTTTCGATACTCTGGCAAAGCAAGCGATGGGCGGACTTTTGGGCGGGGCGAAGCAGGCAGACATGCTTTCTGGACTGATGAGTGAAGCTGGGGGATTGACGGGCCTGAAGGAGCGTTTTCAGCAAGCGGGGTTGGGGGAAGTCTTTGCTTCCTGGGTTTCCACAGGAGAAAACCAGCCTTTGCAGCCGAGCCAACTTCAAGGCGCCTTGGGCATGGATAACATCGAGCAACTGGCGGCGCGGGTCGGCTTCGATGTGAAGATGCTGTTACCTTTACTGTCCCAGTTCTTTCCTCAGATCATCGATAAGCTGACCCCCAATGGCAGCATTGAAAATGCGCATCCGTCGGCAGATCAACTGCAGGACGTCCTCGCCAGTGTGATGAAGAGCGGGCTGGGCAGCTTCTTCGGTGGCCGATCATAA
- a CDS encoding ABC transporter permease, whose product MLRLALKMLFGDTGKYLMLVAGLVFATFLMAQQTAVFCGLMSWTTATLKNVPAPIWVVEGKVEQVNETNPLLDTDVARVRSVSSVAWAAPLYSGIQRVRLINGSFKIIQLIGIDATTLAGAPVKLIEGRLEDLRLPHAVIIDDLGVKRLAQQRGGQVKLGDTFEINDQEARVVGIADTMQSFTGGPYVWTTYERALQYTPPQRKMLSAVIAAPRPGISETQCIQDIVKETGLKGYLNRGFSWDDYTAEKPPAVQDFNTTTVAWYVRNTGIPISFGITVIVGFVVGTAISCQTFYSFVLENMKHLGALKAMGASTGTLCLMLLTQAVTVGLIGYGIGLFFTAGFARGALANEQPPFYMPQMVPWMVLGVILFICSLSALLGIWRVSRLEPAMVFRG is encoded by the coding sequence ATGCTCCGCCTCGCCCTTAAAATGCTGTTTGGTGATACTGGGAAGTATCTCATGTTGGTGGCTGGGCTGGTCTTTGCGACCTTTTTAATGGCGCAACAAACGGCGGTGTTTTGCGGCTTGATGAGCTGGACGACAGCAACGCTGAAAAATGTGCCCGCTCCGATCTGGGTGGTGGAGGGAAAAGTCGAGCAGGTGAACGAGACCAATCCCTTGCTAGATACCGATGTGGCACGGGTGAGGAGTGTGTCCAGTGTGGCCTGGGCAGCCCCGCTTTACTCGGGGATTCAGCGGGTGCGTTTAATCAATGGGAGCTTTAAGATCATCCAACTCATCGGCATCGATGCAACCACCCTGGCGGGTGCGCCTGTGAAGCTGATCGAAGGACGTCTGGAAGATCTGAGGCTGCCGCATGCGGTGATCATTGATGATCTGGGGGTGAAGCGCCTAGCCCAGCAGCGTGGTGGGCAAGTCAAGCTTGGAGATACCTTTGAGATCAACGACCAAGAGGCTCGTGTGGTCGGCATCGCCGACACCATGCAGAGCTTTACTGGCGGGCCGTATGTGTGGACGACCTATGAGCGCGCTCTGCAATACACCCCGCCTCAGCGGAAGATGCTTTCGGCGGTGATCGCTGCGCCTCGACCAGGCATCAGCGAAACCCAGTGCATTCAAGACATTGTCAAAGAAACGGGGCTTAAAGGGTATCTGAACCGTGGCTTTTCCTGGGATGACTACACGGCTGAGAAACCTCCGGCTGTGCAGGACTTTAACACGACGACGGTGGCATGGTATGTCCGTAACACCGGTATCCCGATTAGCTTTGGCATCACCGTGATTGTGGGGTTCGTCGTGGGCACGGCCATCTCATGCCAGACGTTTTACTCCTTTGTGCTGGAGAATATGAAGCACCTCGGAGCGCTGAAAGCCATGGGAGCTTCCACCGGGACGCTTTGCTTGATGCTCTTGACACAAGCGGTGACGGTCGGGCTGATCGGTTATGGCATCGGTCTATTTTTCACGGCAGGATTTGCGCGCGGGGCTTTAGCCAATGAGCAGCCACCTTTCTACATGCCGCAGATGGTGCCGTGGATGGTCCTGGGCGTGATCTTGTTCATTTGCAGTTTGTCTGCACTCCTGGGGATCTGGCGGGTTTCTCGCTTGGAGCCCGCCATGGTTTTCCGAGGATAA
- a CDS encoding ABC transporter ATP-binding protein, with product MAESAPPSAARVRGLNKSFGDGASRIHVLKDVALDVRLGDITMLIGPSGCGKTTLISILAGTLKPDAGTQDLTVLEKDLQTMSTAAVTRFRAQNIGFIFQAFNLIPTLTLAENVSVPLLIQGVSASKAEKKAREVLAEVGLGDRARSRPSQLSGGQQQRVAIARALVHEPRLIICDEPTAALDAKNGQVVMELFESVARSPERAVLIVTHDNRIFQHADRIASMDDGRIVEVHDIDEAHPLPENLRHGFHQ from the coding sequence ATGGCTGAATCTGCTCCCCCATCGGCTGCTCGCGTGCGCGGCCTGAACAAGTCCTTCGGCGATGGAGCCTCGCGCATCCATGTGTTGAAGGACGTGGCGCTGGATGTGCGGTTGGGTGATATCACCATGCTTATCGGTCCCTCTGGCTGTGGTAAAACCACACTGATCAGCATCTTAGCTGGGACGCTAAAACCGGATGCTGGAACCCAAGATCTGACCGTGCTGGAAAAGGATCTTCAGACCATGAGCACGGCAGCCGTGACACGGTTCCGCGCACAGAATATCGGGTTTATCTTCCAAGCCTTCAATCTCATCCCCACATTGACACTGGCCGAAAACGTGAGCGTGCCTTTGCTGATCCAAGGTGTCTCGGCCAGCAAGGCGGAGAAAAAAGCGCGTGAGGTGCTGGCGGAGGTGGGGCTGGGGGATCGTGCACGCAGTCGCCCGAGTCAGCTATCCGGCGGGCAGCAACAGCGCGTGGCCATTGCAAGGGCCCTGGTTCACGAGCCCCGCTTGATCATCTGCGATGAACCCACGGCTGCACTCGATGCCAAGAACGGTCAGGTGGTCATGGAGTTGTTCGAAAGCGTGGCCCGCAGTCCTGAGCGCGCAGTCTTGATCGTGACTCATGACAATCGTATCTTTCAGCATGCGGACCGCATCGCTTCCATGGACGATGGACGCATCGTTGAGGTTCATGACATTGATGAGGCTCATCCACTGCCGGAAAACCTTCGGCACGGATTTCATCAGTGA
- a CDS encoding (Fe-S)-binding protein: protein MNLLQSLDYSVLQQCMHCGMCLPTCPTYMETKRERNSPRGRISLMRSVADGELEVTKALADEMYYCLGCLACQTACPAGVKYAELFETARAEVERAGVASHPERDFWRWLTLNVMFMHPRLLRLAGWGLRLWQKTGLDQALRRVKFFGLLPKKLRDLEPQTPRVAESFSDGLIEPIETPPVRRYRVGMLTGCIQDLAFSNINRDTVDVLLANGCEVITPRAQSCCGSLHAHNGAVEMAQELARRQIDSFDLESVDAIITNAGGCGSHLKTYAHLLHEDPFYAEKARLWDKKVKDIHEWLGQIGIRAPLSEAIPQEVTYHESCHLCHGQKVVNQPRQMLKAIPGLSLKELPESNWCCGSAGIYNITQPEQSAKLLTRKVKNIEATGVTVVATSNPGCHLQIANGLGDAARVTQPVTLLASAYRREQGNLTL from the coding sequence GTGAATCTGCTCCAATCGCTCGACTACTCCGTTCTCCAGCAGTGCATGCACTGTGGCATGTGCCTGCCGACTTGTCCCACCTACATGGAGACGAAGAGGGAACGTAACAGTCCGCGTGGCCGCATCTCACTGATGCGCAGTGTGGCGGACGGAGAGTTAGAGGTGACCAAGGCTCTCGCAGATGAAATGTATTATTGCCTGGGCTGCCTAGCCTGCCAGACGGCCTGCCCTGCGGGGGTTAAATATGCCGAGCTTTTTGAAACAGCGCGCGCCGAGGTCGAGCGGGCAGGAGTGGCGAGTCATCCTGAAAGAGACTTTTGGCGTTGGCTGACACTCAACGTGATGTTCATGCATCCAAGGCTCCTTCGGCTCGCAGGCTGGGGACTGCGTTTGTGGCAAAAGACAGGTTTGGATCAAGCACTGCGGCGCGTGAAGTTCTTTGGACTGCTGCCGAAAAAACTGAGGGATCTGGAACCGCAGACACCGCGTGTGGCTGAGAGCTTCTCGGACGGTTTAATCGAGCCTATCGAGACACCTCCTGTGCGGCGTTATCGAGTCGGTATGCTGACAGGCTGCATTCAGGATCTCGCCTTTTCGAATATCAACCGAGACACGGTGGATGTTCTCCTCGCCAACGGCTGTGAAGTCATCACTCCGCGGGCTCAATCTTGCTGTGGCTCCCTGCATGCTCACAACGGAGCCGTGGAGATGGCCCAGGAGTTGGCGCGGCGGCAGATTGATAGTTTTGATTTGGAATCCGTGGATGCCATCATCACCAATGCCGGGGGATGTGGATCACATCTAAAAACTTATGCTCACCTCTTGCACGAAGATCCTTTTTACGCTGAGAAAGCAAGGCTCTGGGACAAAAAGGTGAAAGACATCCATGAATGGTTAGGCCAGATCGGCATCCGAGCTCCGTTGAGTGAAGCTATTCCCCAGGAAGTGACCTACCACGAAAGCTGTCACCTCTGTCATGGTCAGAAAGTGGTGAATCAGCCAAGGCAGATGTTAAAGGCGATCCCCGGCTTATCCTTGAAAGAGTTGCCCGAAAGCAACTGGTGCTGTGGAAGCGCTGGTATTTACAACATCACCCAGCCCGAGCAATCCGCTAAACTCCTGACGAGAAAGGTCAAGAACATCGAAGCCACAGGAGTGACCGTGGTGGCCACCTCCAATCCGGGATGTCATCTTCAAATTGCCAATGGCTTGGGCGACGCGGCACGGGTGACGCAGCCAGTGACACTTCTAGCCAGCGCTTACAGGCGTGAACAAGGAAACTTAACGCTGTAA
- a CDS encoding redoxin domain-containing protein translates to MPRFVLLFFILLGTSLHAQSVTEQIRSVIETYETKVRANTQKIIDAKTEEEKAKYRGTIPSVGPYATQVLQIVEKNASEPGSATGVSWLITQAAAFPEYDAALKLLGTTYAQSSGIAPAVKALEYQPLEKVEPILKTIRETNPHAEEKAAALYALGMQHFRRFDAALTPEQAEASKTQAMDCFQEIVSSYSQVSIQGFPIADQAGRMLFEMSNLSVGSEVPEIDGKDVDGTGFKLSDFRGKHVVLMFWGGWCHACHGVIPSVNQFVLETQGKSVVVLGINTDIPDEARKAYQDYHVTFRNWSDGTTSGPITTLFNLRNFPTFYLVDPEGKIVLKQTSIEAIREKLSPL, encoded by the coding sequence ATGCCTCGCTTCGTCCTGCTTTTCTTTATCTTGCTCGGCACCTCCCTGCATGCTCAATCCGTGACCGAACAGATCCGTTCTGTCATCGAGACGTATGAAACCAAAGTGCGCGCCAATACGCAAAAGATCATCGACGCCAAAACGGAAGAAGAAAAAGCCAAGTATCGCGGAACCATCCCCAGCGTAGGCCCCTATGCCACCCAGGTGCTGCAAATCGTGGAGAAGAATGCGAGCGAGCCTGGAAGTGCCACAGGCGTCTCCTGGCTCATTACGCAGGCGGCGGCCTTCCCTGAATATGATGCCGCGTTAAAACTGCTCGGCACCACCTATGCCCAAAGCAGCGGGATTGCGCCGGCCGTGAAGGCTCTAGAATATCAGCCTCTGGAAAAGGTGGAACCTATCCTCAAAACCATCCGAGAAACGAATCCTCATGCGGAAGAGAAAGCCGCTGCCCTTTACGCTTTAGGCATGCAGCACTTCCGCCGGTTTGATGCGGCTCTAACTCCTGAGCAAGCCGAAGCCTCAAAAACGCAGGCCATGGATTGCTTCCAGGAAATCGTTTCCAGTTACAGCCAGGTCAGCATTCAAGGCTTCCCCATTGCCGATCAAGCCGGACGCATGCTTTTTGAAATGAGTAATCTCTCGGTGGGCAGCGAGGTCCCAGAGATTGATGGCAAGGATGTGGACGGCACAGGTTTTAAGCTAAGTGACTTCCGTGGTAAACATGTGGTGCTCATGTTTTGGGGCGGCTGGTGCCACGCCTGTCATGGAGTCATTCCAAGTGTGAATCAATTCGTGCTGGAGACTCAGGGGAAGTCAGTGGTTGTGCTCGGCATCAATACCGACATCCCTGATGAAGCCCGCAAAGCTTATCAGGACTACCACGTGACTTTCCGCAATTGGTCGGATGGGACCACGAGTGGCCCCATCACCACGCTGTTTAATCTGCGCAACTTTCCCACCTTTTATCTCGTCGACCCCGAAGGCAAAATCGTCTTGAAACAAACCAGCATCGAAGCCATTCGCGAGAAGTTATCCCCACTCTGA
- a CDS encoding CAP domain-containing protein, producing MSYLATLHRSCLAGLVGLCCLTQTLVAADPTAEQQYWLEIINRMRRAPAEELEQIVNMSSPGVWDSVKSDHPTIAAALNFYGVSAAELYAQWSTLSSAPPLAWNSSLNTSATNYSNTMVSQDQQAHGIGGQTVSQKIIAGGYSSQWLEAAESLFATGVDVLHGHAALAIDWGPDGGSGTGLQPGTSHRETLMSARIKEIGIGFQTISIPGSNTEVTGPLVITQHSATQYRSTGSGFVSDAILTGVVYADSIAADLFYTPGEGWAGTQIFIFDDLTNQLLASGVTNSAGGFNIALTGFTDGMLYRVEAPDTGLASQTFTLNAHTEVYGAPVLFYDNVYAAFQIVPEPGTLGLLAISGVLLFQRRRSLL from the coding sequence ATGAGCTACCTCGCCACACTCCACCGTTCCTGCTTAGCAGGGCTGGTCGGATTGTGCTGTCTCACGCAGACCTTGGTAGCGGCAGATCCTACCGCTGAGCAGCAGTATTGGTTGGAAATCATCAATCGCATGCGCCGGGCTCCAGCCGAGGAATTGGAGCAAATCGTGAACATGAGCAGTCCTGGCGTGTGGGACTCGGTGAAATCCGACCACCCAACCATTGCCGCAGCACTCAATTTCTATGGAGTCAGCGCAGCGGAGCTTTATGCCCAATGGAGCACGCTTTCCTCTGCACCTCCGTTGGCCTGGAATAGCTCGCTAAACACATCCGCCACCAACTATTCCAACACCATGGTCAGCCAAGATCAGCAGGCGCATGGGATCGGTGGCCAAACGGTCTCGCAAAAGATCATCGCGGGAGGTTACTCCTCACAGTGGCTGGAAGCAGCCGAAAGCCTCTTTGCTACAGGGGTGGATGTTTTGCATGGTCATGCAGCCTTGGCCATCGATTGGGGGCCGGATGGCGGCAGCGGCACAGGCCTCCAACCCGGCACCAGTCACCGAGAGACGCTGATGTCTGCACGGATCAAGGAGATCGGGATTGGCTTTCAAACGATCTCCATTCCAGGCTCTAACACCGAGGTCACCGGCCCGCTGGTGATCACTCAGCATTCCGCGACACAGTATCGTTCCACCGGCAGTGGCTTCGTCTCCGATGCCATCCTCACCGGCGTGGTTTATGCGGACAGCATTGCTGCCGATCTCTTTTACACCCCCGGGGAAGGCTGGGCTGGCACGCAGATCTTTATTTTCGATGATCTCACCAACCAGTTATTGGCCTCAGGCGTCACCAACAGCGCAGGTGGTTTTAACATCGCTCTCACTGGTTTCACCGATGGCATGCTCTACCGAGTGGAAGCTCCTGATACAGGCCTGGCCTCGCAGACCTTTACTCTGAATGCCCATACGGAAGTTTATGGAGCTCCGGTCTTGTTTTATGACAACGTGTATGCCGCTTTCCAGATCGTGCCCGAGCCGGGAACTTTAGGCCTTCTAGCCATCTCGGGTGTCTTACTTTTTCAGCGTCGCCGCTCACTTCTCTAA
- the mnmA gene encoding tRNA 2-thiouridine(34) synthase MnmA → MKILAAMSGGVDSSVATALLAREGHEVVGAYMKNWINEENIIGHCPWEEDIVDARAVADQLGIEFHVVNLMKEYRERVVKYLLEGYQEGITPNPDVMCNREMKFGVLWDWAKERGFDAIATGHYARKGSDPQVILRGADPNKDQTYFLAMMQPEQVSIARFPIGHLLKPELREEARRLGLKTAEKKDSQGICFIGEVKMEDFLRTFVEDRPGPIVNLEGKVLGEHRGLHLYTLGQRKGIGVASNLYKQAYVVVAKRHESNELVIAIERPDTPLLWARRCTLSAISTTGLPLDEARTLQAQPRYRCPAGVAEFRPLGGGRAELIYTEPQRALTPGQICALYDQDRLLGGAVFESIQHEE, encoded by the coding sequence ATGAAGATTTTGGCTGCGATGTCGGGAGGCGTGGACAGCAGTGTCGCAACGGCGCTGCTGGCCCGGGAGGGGCATGAGGTGGTAGGGGCCTACATGAAGAATTGGATCAATGAGGAGAACATCATCGGTCATTGCCCTTGGGAAGAAGACATCGTGGATGCTCGTGCCGTGGCCGATCAGCTCGGGATCGAATTTCACGTGGTGAACCTGATGAAGGAGTATCGGGAACGTGTGGTGAAGTATCTTTTGGAAGGCTATCAGGAAGGGATCACCCCCAACCCCGATGTGATGTGCAACCGTGAGATGAAATTTGGTGTGCTGTGGGACTGGGCCAAGGAGCGCGGCTTCGATGCCATTGCGACGGGTCACTACGCGCGTAAAGGCAGTGATCCCCAGGTGATCCTGCGCGGAGCCGACCCTAACAAGGATCAGACCTACTTCCTGGCCATGATGCAGCCGGAACAGGTGAGCATTGCCCGGTTCCCCATTGGTCATCTTTTGAAACCGGAACTGCGTGAGGAAGCGCGGCGGCTTGGGCTCAAGACGGCGGAGAAGAAGGATAGCCAAGGCATCTGCTTCATCGGCGAGGTCAAGATGGAAGACTTCCTGCGCACCTTTGTGGAGGATCGCCCGGGGCCGATTGTAAATCTGGAAGGTAAAGTCCTGGGCGAGCATCGCGGACTCCACCTCTACACCCTCGGTCAGCGTAAGGGCATCGGCGTGGCGAGCAATCTCTACAAACAAGCGTATGTCGTGGTGGCTAAACGCCATGAGAGCAATGAACTGGTGATTGCGATCGAGCGTCCAGATACCCCTTTGCTGTGGGCTCGGCGCTGCACCTTGAGTGCGATTTCCACCACGGGGCTCCCTCTGGATGAAGCCCGCACGCTTCAGGCCCAGCCACGTTATCGTTGTCCGGCTGGAGTTGCAGAGTTCCGTCCTCTTGGCGGGGGACGCGCCGAACTGATTTACACCGAGCCTCAGCGGGCTCTCACTCCGGGGCAGATCTGCGCCTTATACGACCAAGATCGCCTCCTCGGCGGTGCCGTGTTTGAGAGCATTCAGCATGAGGAATAA
- a CDS encoding FeoB-associated Cys-rich membrane protein: MDDWQSWAALGVVLVTAAAMIWRAIRNQKAGGSGCGGSCGCGSKIKVKPH; this comes from the coding sequence ATGGACGACTGGCAATCATGGGCAGCTCTGGGGGTGGTCTTGGTCACAGCAGCGGCCATGATTTGGCGCGCCATCCGAAATCAAAAAGCAGGTGGCAGCGGCTGCGGAGGCAGTTGCGGTTGTGGCTCGAAGATCAAAGTCAAACCGCACTGA
- the feoB gene encoding ferrous iron transport protein B — MSAEMPLLAIVGNPNSGKTTIFNLLTGLRQKVGNYPGVTVEKKIGECYSQHGKKLRLIDLPGAYSLNARSPDEAVLRDVLLGRRPDTPRPDRVVFIADAANLERNLYLLTQVLELGLPTVLVLNMMDIAESKEWRIDVPKLAEELGVPVVPMQATSGTGFLELKTAISREDLPLPRWHSAPLPEDIRYALQTTRSELLQSGAIHDKTTILEPLYLLSDHDPLHAGIQDEILGQIQTGREKLSQAHPGWEDQLVADRYAEIEKLTAKVLRRPEKELPTFTQKLDAFLLHPIFGGITVLAFLVFLFYLIFKVAEGPMDWIDTGFGALGTWVSEHMAAGDLRDLIVDGAIAGVGGVVIFLPQILILFFFIGIMEDTGYMARLAFILDRMMSLVGLNGKAFIPFLSSYACAIPGVMATRTIESPKDRLITILIAPLASCSARLPVYLLLISVLMPDSVSTWAKAWIMVGLYALGTFGAFFFAWIFNRTLMRGANAPMILEMPSYKMPALRSILMLVWQRAKAFLVRAGTIIFAISVLIWAASTYPKHESDDPSEALRHSFAGQAGHLIEPIIKPLGYDWKIGIGLIGSFAAREVFVNTMSVVYAVQAEEDDDLAPVRDRIREEKRADGSPVYTPLVCISLLVFYVFAMQCISTMAIVKRETGSWKWMFFQLGFMSGTAYVLALAVYQIGSALGY; from the coding sequence ATGAGCGCCGAAATGCCGTTGCTGGCCATCGTCGGCAATCCGAACTCTGGCAAGACCACCATTTTCAACCTGCTCACGGGGTTGCGCCAAAAGGTGGGCAACTACCCGGGCGTCACGGTCGAAAAAAAGATCGGCGAGTGCTACAGCCAGCACGGTAAAAAACTGCGCTTAATTGACCTGCCGGGTGCTTACAGCCTGAACGCTCGCAGCCCTGACGAAGCGGTCCTGCGGGACGTCCTCTTAGGTCGCCGTCCCGACACGCCCCGTCCTGACCGAGTTGTTTTCATTGCCGATGCGGCCAACCTGGAGCGTAATCTCTACCTCCTGACCCAGGTGCTCGAGCTCGGCCTACCGACCGTCCTCGTGCTCAACATGATGGACATTGCCGAGTCGAAAGAGTGGCGGATTGATGTCCCCAAGCTGGCCGAAGAACTTGGAGTGCCTGTCGTGCCCATGCAGGCCACCAGCGGCACAGGCTTTCTGGAATTAAAAACCGCAATTAGCCGGGAAGACCTGCCTCTGCCCCGCTGGCACTCAGCCCCCCTCCCGGAAGACATCCGCTACGCGCTCCAGACCACTCGCAGCGAATTGCTGCAAAGCGGAGCGATCCATGACAAGACCACGATTCTTGAGCCGCTTTACCTGCTCTCCGACCACGATCCTCTGCATGCGGGGATTCAGGATGAGATCCTGGGGCAAATTCAAACGGGTCGCGAAAAGCTGAGTCAGGCTCATCCAGGCTGGGAAGATCAACTCGTGGCAGATCGCTACGCCGAGATTGAAAAACTGACGGCCAAAGTGCTTCGGCGTCCCGAGAAGGAATTGCCGACCTTCACCCAGAAACTGGATGCCTTTCTTCTGCATCCGATTTTTGGTGGCATCACCGTTTTAGCCTTCCTGGTTTTCCTCTTCTACCTCATCTTCAAGGTGGCCGAAGGTCCCATGGATTGGATCGATACCGGATTTGGAGCTTTGGGCACTTGGGTGTCTGAGCACATGGCCGCGGGCGATTTACGCGATCTGATTGTGGACGGTGCCATCGCTGGTGTGGGGGGCGTGGTCATCTTCCTACCCCAGATTCTGATTCTCTTTTTCTTCATCGGCATCATGGAAGACACGGGCTACATGGCCCGGTTGGCTTTCATTCTGGATCGGATGATGAGTCTCGTGGGCCTGAATGGGAAAGCCTTCATTCCTTTTCTCAGCTCCTACGCCTGCGCCATCCCCGGTGTCATGGCGACGCGCACCATTGAGAGTCCGAAGGATCGCCTCATCACCATTCTGATCGCCCCGCTGGCCAGTTGTTCGGCGCGCCTTCCCGTCTACCTGCTGCTCATCAGTGTGCTCATGCCGGATAGCGTCTCCACCTGGGCCAAGGCTTGGATCATGGTCGGCCTCTATGCCCTCGGCACCTTTGGGGCCTTTTTCTTCGCATGGATCTTCAATCGCACCCTCATGCGTGGCGCTAATGCGCCGATGATCCTGGAGATGCCCTCCTACAAGATGCCCGCCCTGCGCTCCATCTTGATGCTGGTATGGCAGCGAGCCAAGGCCTTCCTCGTCCGTGCAGGCACCATCATCTTTGCCATCTCGGTGCTCATCTGGGCAGCCTCCACCTATCCGAAGCATGAGTCTGATGATCCTTCAGAAGCTCTGCGCCACAGCTTTGCGGGACAGGCAGGCCACTTGATTGAACCCATCATCAAACCTCTGGGTTATGACTGGAAAATCGGCATCGGCTTGATTGGCAGCTTTGCCGCCCGAGAAGTGTTCGTTAACACCATGTCCGTTGTCTATGCCGTCCAGGCCGAGGAAGACGACGATCTGGCCCCTGTGCGGGATCGCATTCGGGAAGAAAAGCGTGCAGACGGCTCGCCCGTTTATACACCGTTGGTCTGCATCAGCCTTTTGGTCTTTTACGTCTTCGCCATGCAGTGCATCAGCACCATGGCCATCGTCAAACGTGAAACCGGCAGTTGGAAGTGGATGTTTTTCCAGCTCGGCTTCATGAGTGGCACCGCCTACGTCCTAGCCTTGGCCGTGTATCAAATCGGCAGCGCGCTTGGGTATTGA
- a CDS encoding FeoA family protein, producing the protein MHALSSLSQLPVGKSGIIQSMPTGRAGLTRLRELGLTPGAKVTVVRRAPLGEPIEITVRGSHLAMRNHEAADISISQA; encoded by the coding sequence ATGCACGCCCTGTCTTCCCTTTCCCAGCTTCCTGTCGGTAAGTCCGGCATCATCCAGTCCATGCCCACTGGCCGGGCCGGGCTTACCCGTCTACGCGAGTTGGGCCTCACCCCAGGGGCTAAGGTGACCGTGGTGCGCCGGGCACCTCTGGGTGAACCGATCGAGATCACCGTTCGTGGTTCTCACTTGGCCATGCGCAATCACGAAGCCGCTGACATCTCCATCTCCCAAGCATGA